The following nucleotide sequence is from Hemitrygon akajei chromosome 22, sHemAka1.3, whole genome shotgun sequence.
catagccctccatgtatctatccaaacttgtcttaaatctttgaaatcaagctcacatgcaccactttaTGCTGGCAGTTCACACCACACTCACAACCCTCAAAGTTCCCTTAACCCAATACCTCCAGttgtcagtggaaaaagcctgcttgcatttatgccATCTATACcctattttgtatacctctatcaaagctCTCCtcaaatcttctacattctaaacaataaagtcctaacctattcaatctttccctataattaagatcctccagtcccagcaatatccttgtaaattttcattgtattctttcaacctcaATTTCAACTTTCCTTTTCTGACACCAATGTAGTATCCCCACAACTCATTAAACCTAACCATagatctttggaatatgggacgAAGCCCTAACACTTACAGGTTTTAGAATATAATTGCTCTAACATTCTtgttactgttttcccttgtactcaATATACTGATCTGATGAAGCGAATTCTATGGATGGCATGAAAAATTGCTTCACTGTACTATTACATTATGTGGCAATAAATTATTTCCATTTTAGAACACATTTCTTTGGGCACGAGTATTGGGAACAAAGAGGATATTGACGCCTGTGGAATCCTTTGCGGATATCAAGAACTTGATGTAAAATGTCAGctactttttttttcaaaataatgTGGCAGTATTTATGTTCAATCAGGAGTGTGAAATGTAACTTTATGCTTCAGCCCAAAAACACTTGGATGTTGGCCTAAATTATTCACTTAAGAATTTTGATTGGGTTTTGAACATCCACTTAACACAAGTGTTAAATGTATTTTCATCATAAGcgattaaaaaaatacaaacaccACAGGAACCTTTTGTCATTTTATTTCAATAAAATCTGAACATTGAAATTGCAGCTCTTCACTTGAGTTCTTTGACAGCCAAACCTggtttaaaacaaaaacaaaattagaAGCTTGAAGAGATGATAAAAAATTAATATTTCACAAAAACATGCAAATATTAATGAATCATTTGACTATAAACACATTAGTGTACATTTCCTACTGCAATGGGGAAATTTAACATATGTCTAAACTTCAACTCCAAAGAGCCAATCTCACCCTAGCATGTTTGAGTACACAGGGCATTTTTAAAGCAGAACGCACACACTTATATCTACAAgtcttccagtaagatggtggcatATTCGATCACAGTGGCTTCTAcagggtcaaccaaaggtgttactGTCCTTTTATAACAGGAGTTCCCAATCTGGAGTtgacagaccccttggttaatggcaaGGGTCCATACATTGGTGCATGGAGAAcatgtgcagtctaacagcaagtGATCATCTTTTCTTGCGTGTGCGATCTCCTGTTGGACAttattaatgtggaatgctgcaaatcCAATTCACCAATTTATTGACGGATGGTATGCACAAATTGATCTTTGCACATTTACTCAAATAAGTTGTCTAAACAACAAAATCTGAAATTCATATTCCAAAAGTGATTACAATTCTTAATTGCACTTAATTCCACAGTAGcgtgacactgttacagctcggggagttctgaagttcagagttcaattccagcgccattttctaaggagtctctgtacgtcctcctgaTGAAATGTGAGAGATTTCCCCAGGtgctgttttcctcccacagcccaaaggcgTATCAGGTATGTTAACTGGTCTTGTAAAATTGTCCCACGGTTAGAGTAATCGGGGTTGTGGAGTTGCTGAGGCAGTGTGCCTCAGCCACACTGTGTCACTAAATAAATTGATTACACTGATTTAACCAACCCTTTTTACTTACAGTGCAGTACAAAATGCATGCAGATACAACTAAATGGATACAAATGTATTGCTATTTACACAACAAAGTTTTGCTCTAGCATAGTTTCCAAACATGACAACCAGCTAGCCTACTCTAGCAGATGCCTAACCTGTACAGTTTACAATTTGCTTACCTGGGGGCAAGGACTGTTTGAGTTTTTCAGCCTTTTCTTTGTCTGTGATGACTAGTGTGTACAGATACCTACTGCACCGTACTTTAAATTTTACATTATCTTTGTTCTTCTTGATTTTCACAGCTACAGAAAAACAAAATAGGCAAATTATTTACATAGTTGATAAAATATTTTTACAGAAACATCACAAGTCTTGGAGTCAAGCATGTACGTAGAAGACACAAGACAAATGATACTTGGCTAGGGGGCAAACAGAAACAAACCTGGCCAAATGGCAGTCCACATCCACAGTAAAAAagcaaaacctgcagatgctagaaatgtgAAATAACAAGAAAATGCCAGAGACACTCAGCAGGCTAGCCAGCACCTACAGAAAGACAAACCTTGTCTAAAGTCACTTTCAGAAAGGTATTGTTTCTCTCttcaaatgctgcttgacccaagCCTCTCCGTTACTATTTTTATTGCAAGTAGATGGAAACATCTAATTCAACAAAAAATTTCTGCATAACCAGTTGATTACACATCACATGCCCCTATGAGCTGCAGAACAACCAAATGGCTTACATATCTCAAATTTACTTTCAAGCTCAGCAGCACAATTCTCAACTACCCTTTAGTTCAAAAATCTTAACCCTGGTTACATTAAAATAACTCAGCATCAAGAGGCCTCTGTGAAATTATGACATTCTCCAGCAATCAACCTGATTAATCTtaactgctgagttctgccagcattttgtgtttatttatttccagcatctgcagattcactcgtgtaatCTTAACTACACTTCAGTTGCAAGTGCCTCGTTCTCTAATCATACTTTATCCCAGCAGTCACACCAGGACCTTTGTGACAAGACACCTTTCCAATTggactcaaatcctcttgcaataATCAATGTACAAAGGACATGTTCACTTTCTTAATACCTTCTATTCATTTATGTTCATAGATTTGGATGGGGAGTGGGGCACACATTCCTTTGAAAACCAACATCTTTTATTGCTTTTCTTGGTTTGGTCAAGTTTATAAGCCATAAGGAAGCAAAACATCCTTTATTAAAAACTTCCACAATTGATGTTCATATTTGCCTTCTAGAACTCCAATATTTCATTACAAGATATCTTTTAGAAATTTTAAGATGCTATAAAAGagattaagagactactagacaggtatatggaggaatttaaggtgggggttatatgggaggcaggatttaagggtcggcacaacattgtaggctgaagggcctgtactgtgctgtattgttctatgtaagTTTTGAAAGTTACATCTAACCTACAAAGGACTGCCAGTTAATTCCCAACTGATCATACTATAGCTATACTGTGCTATACATTGCAATCTAACCATATTAGAGATCTCCAGAAATCATGTCCAAAAATCAGCAAATACAAACGgagattttaaaaattaaatgtgAACTTTCAACAATAAAATTGCAGTCATTCACGATTTACTTTGCTATCAACATAAACTGGGACTTCGTAAGATCACAGTAAATTTCAATCTATGGATTGGTAACAAATGGGCACCATTGCACTTAATACTAATTGGCTCTCCACACTGCCAGATTAATAGGAATATTAATGAGGTTGTATGGTCCATGACACACatagtgtggtggggggggggggggggggggggaatcacaaTAAACTTTCCAAGATCCAAGATGGCAgcgcgacacagcttgcagcggccactccggagctgattatctgttatttgtgaagtggggtgccgtgcacaatcataatcgattgaaaacggacgtgggagcacggaggaacatcgggaaatctccaggaagaccttcgttgctgctgctgctgtgaggtccgggactctgctgggaagaacaggcccccagtcctcggggtcgcattgccgatggccgttggcagggcCATCTTAATAAGCTCGGCAGAGGATaatgctcggagaagctgtgccggaggggatgctcggaggttcgacagactcgttgtccgctgtggtcaggtcgctttcggtgtgtgctacGTCTGCGAGACTGGGTTggacagagctttcattgtgtgctgcgtctgcgaggctgagtcgggtggcgctgtggaagtccatagtggggtattcccttctgccgccggcgtgggatggcgaatctgtcgggaccctggggacttgtggaaactgtgtggtgatttcttttgaacttatagtcttttaacatctttggactattttttactgtgcccatggtctgtttttttttttatcaattatgctattgtttgcactgttgtaactatatgttgtacctatgtggttttctgcaggtcttgtagttttagtttttggtcttgtttttgtctggtggatttggagctccctTCCGGGGAACACGCGaagacagtagcgcgatattaatacgcagcagcctctccagactctggattggggattgctaaACGTTAtatggattttctagtgtagtctgttttgtcatatgcttttgtgatatcattctggaggaacatcgcctcattttttaactgcatttgaggtttctaaatgacaataaagtgaaTCTGAACACGCAAAGATGAGATAAAGATGAGGAAAGGTATTCCCCCTTTCTGTCAGACAAACCAGTATCTACACCAGCCAGACTAATAAGGCTATACCAAGTACGACTAAAACGTTTTCCCAGGAATAAGTGCAGTGCTCTAAGATGCACCCAAAtgatataaacagaaaatgctggttatTTGTCCAGCCAAACCTAGAGAAAAACTTTGTATCACATAAGAATAGTAGCAAGCCATCTAACTTATAACATTCTAGTAGTACTAAGACCAGCACTGATTTGTGATCCAACTCTATACAGTCACCTTTTTCCATGCTAACATTTTAAAATTAGCTGAGCACCAAATACCATTTGCAATGAGAATTCAAAAGTTCTAGTGCTGTGCATATAGAAATTTTGAAAATCAGTCATAAAGATTTAATTCTAAATTATCAAAAACTTCATCCCCTTGTTTCAGTCACCAAACACTAGAACCTTCCCATTCTCAACATTGCAGGAAATTCATCTATAGTTTATGCCATCTTCCCATGCTATTATGACTTCAGTTTAGTTTCAGCTCTAACATCACTTATTTGCAATTTCTCAAAACATTCCACCTAGCCAGGATAATGGTCACAACCATGATCCTTTATTTCACTCATCACATTTTACAACTCCTGTTTGGCCAATTTCCATGGTAGGTCAATAAATTGTTCAGTTCTCTGAGAAAGGAACTGACGTGGGTTCAATTCCTCTGTGGATTTTTCACTTTTTTTCCCATTGTTGAATGGGTATCCTCTGTGAGCTCcaatctcctcccacatcccaaatatCTGCAGTAGATCAATTGGACACAGAATTATTCCTAGGTGGTGATAATATCTGCTGAGAACTGATGGAATGCGGAGCTGCCACAACTGGGCTAAAAAGCACTGGCCCTGATCTGTCCCAATCAACTACAATCTACTGTATTCCACTTTCCTTTCACCCTTTTATCACATTTGTTTCCTGGAATTTAATCTTGAATCCCATAatcaaataaattattttaaattcacTTACACTTTGCATCCTTTCTTCTTGCTGTAAGCAAGAAATCTTTGATTTCACAAATATAACGAGGCTGTTGGAATACAAATAGAAAAATTAATATTGAAGATATCATGTAAAATGCACCAGTTAGAATAAGGTGCTAAAAGATTTAAAGAATCATCTAGAGTCACTCTCCAGATGCCTATTCAGGACAAAATTTTCATTtcatttatcaatctttttattgattttcaaataaagaatatacaaattagAGGGGGAGTTTAACTAACAGATAATataagacatataaacagcaataataaaaacaaagtatataatgtcaaaatcaaataggtaaaatattatgctgttatatatacaatggtaaaaaaaaactacaactcataGCAAtcgtaaaaaaaattggaaattatattgataaaagaaaaaaaaacaccccaCTAACTAacctgaaacaaaaaaaacagaggaaggaaaaaaaattgggcagtccaattgaggataaaattttttaaagagagaagaaatcagtcatctccgaaccttcatggataaggattttcccccagagaataaagaaaaataaataaataagaataaattaaatcatgtaaaaatattgaataaagggtcaccagatttgttcaaaattaaaggatgtatcaaatgtctggcttctaattttctccaagcttagacatgacataatggaggagagccaataaaaaacagtaggtgggttagattctttccagtgtagcaaaatagctctcctagccagtaaagttgaaaaagctatcacatgttgggggCGGAAgtagacactttgcttgcttcctctggaataatcccaaaaattgctgtgtggattaggttgaacatccatatgaTAATATTTAGATAagactttagataatattccaaacacatccctccaaaaattgtttaaacttacacatgaccaaaacatgagTTAGTgtagccacttctgcgttacatctgtcacaaatagggcttatattaggaaaaatatgcgccaatttatcgtTGGACACATGGAccctatgtactatcttaaactgaattaagatatggcatgcacagatagatgaattattaactaaataataaattttactccattgattatctgaaagtgaatgctgAAGTTTTACTTCCcaggtgcgttgaaccctatcattaggcgacatgcgatcATTcgttaactgtttataaatgatagctattaatcatttttgaaaaggtttaaactgaaaaataacatgccaaatttaaagagcaggccgaGGGGTAATTCAGTAAAAAATAACGTGAAAAAtacctaacctgtaaatatctgaaaaaatgtttaTTGGGGATATCATACTTATGACAAAGTTTTAAAATCAAATCTTATTATTGTGACATCAGATACTAAATAATCAGTGATTTGACAAACAAAAAAATTGACCATTATGAAGTTACATGAACCACCAAAACAATCAAACAGCAAACTTTATAGATCTGTGAGAAGCAATGATGCCATTTATTTTTTTAACCTAACATCTTAAACACAAATCACAGAAAAGTAATCAAGCCAAAAAAAACTGATAAAGCTGTAAATATACAATTAGTGCAGGAGACTTAATAAAACTCCACAAAGAATCTCTCCAGGAGCTTACATGTATTGCAAGTGAATGATCCAAGGTGACTGCCAGTGATGAAATGTGTGCTTCAGAAGGTCAATGTTGGTGAAAATGTGTGCAGGGAAGGGGAAAGGACAAGATGAGAATTTAAGGCAACTTGAAGTATGTGTCAATTTAGACCACAGAAAGAAGTGAGAAGGATAATCATGGTTTTggtttaatttcaattttatGGAGTATAGACTATGAAAAGGCAGTTGTTAAGACTGTTTTAAAAATTAGCCCTTGAGTTAACAAAAGCATGAATGATGACAGATGACATGGCTGGGTCTCTGCAGAAAAAGTAAAGGCATGTTTTGATCAAATAGTAAAAAAAAGGCTAAAagacaaaaacaaaatgctggaaaaaactCAAGATGCACCTGTGGATAAAGAAACTAGATGTTTCAGGCTAAGGACCCCTCCTCAGAAAGTTACAAAACCTTCAAGCTCAAGAAGGTGGATGGAATTTGTGGCAAATGTTTGCTCTACCTTTTCTCAAGACTGGAGAATTCTGCAGCTCACTAATAACTAAGACAAGAATGTGTATTGTCAGGGAAGTTGGTAGAAGCAGATGTATAGTCATGTTAAAAGGCACTTGGATAGACACATTAACAGGCTTGGCAAAAATCAAGGGTAC
It contains:
- the LOC140714668 gene encoding large ribosomal subunit protein eL38; translation: MPRYICEIKDFLLTARRKDAKSVKIKKNKDNVKFKVRCSRYLYTLVITDKEKAEKLKQSLPPGLAVKELK